A segment of the Fibrobacter succinogenes subsp. succinogenes S85 genome:
GCACGCTAATCAAGATAAATGAAGACAAAAAAGCATTTATCAAATACCCCAAAGATTGCTGGGGTTGCACATCGTGCATCAAGGAATGCCCTGTTCACGCCATCCAATTTTTCCTCGGTGAAGACATTGGCGGCAAGGGAAGCAAGGTACATACCGAAAAAGTAAACGGTCTAATTCGCTGGATTGTGGAATTCCCTGACGGGAACGTCAAATCCATTGACATTGACCCTAAAGAATCAAATAAATACTAGGAGTTTCACAGTGAGCGAATTTTCACACCTCGACGAGCTGGAAGCCGAAGCCATTTACATCATCCGCGAAGTCGCCGCTGAATGCGAAAAGCCGGTGATGCTTTATTCCATTGGCAAGGACAGTTCTGTCATGCTGCATTTAGCCATCAAGGCATTCTACCCCGAAAAGCCTCCTTTCCCGTTTTTGCACGTCAATACGACCTGGAAATTTCGCGAAATGATTGAATTTCGCGACCGCACGGCGCAAAAGCTCGGCATCGAGATGCTGGAATACATCAACCAGGACGGCGTCAAGCAGGGAATCAACCCGTTTGACCACGGCGCAGCATACACCGACATCATGAAGACGCAGGCCTTGAAACAGGCCTTGAACAAGTACGGC
Coding sequences within it:
- a CDS encoding 4Fe-4S dicluster domain-containing protein gives rise to the protein MSISIDQSKCIGCRRCHDVCPGTLIKINEDKKAFIKYPKDCWGCTSCIKECPVHAIQFFLGEDIGGKGSKVHTEKVNGLIRWIVEFPDGNVKSIDIDPKESNKY